In Poecile atricapillus isolate bPoeAtr1 chromosome 16, bPoeAtr1.hap1, whole genome shotgun sequence, the DNA window gggagggaccTCAACACCTTcaccagggacagggaggagTGGAAGAACAAGTGGGTTTGGGAAGAGCCCGTCCCAGGATGTAGGTGAGGGGCCCAGTCTCCGTACCTCGCGGATTTTGCGCTTCTTCCCGAACATGATCTTCTTGTAGAGGTACTTCTCCCTCTTCTTCATCATCATGATGGCCAAGCGCTTCTCCtcgctctgctgctcctgctccaggcgCTGCTTGTCCTCCACCCACACCTTCCCTGCTGTCACCTTCACAGGAAGCACCTGTGGGGAGCCAGGGAGCTCAGGATAGCGGGAACCCACCCTCCTTCCACAGGGACAGGCATTTCCAGCCCATTcactgcaggcagggacagccacagctccctctggacctgcagcaggcCCTGACAGGGAcgggagctgcagctcttgaATGTGGGGCCAGGAgcacccctggaagtgttccaggccaggctggacagggcttggagcaacctggggcagtgggaggtgtccctgcccatggcagagcaAAATAAGCTTTAAGGCCCctcccaagccaaaccattccatgactgAGTGTCCCAGTGGTCCCAGGACAGGGACAACccctcagcagggacagtgacaccagAGCTGCCTCCATGGGCTCCCACCTTTTTGTTCTCAGTGCTCTGAGTCTTCTGCTCTTCCATCCTTTGCTCTTCCATCTTCTGTAATTTCATCTCCTCTTCTTTTTCAGactcatcttcctcttcctcctcttctttgtCATTGGCACCTTCCTCTtccacttcctcctcctcctcttcttcactCTCTTCATCTACAAGGACACACCACCATTACCCTTGGGATGctctgcagcaggcacagcccagctcccaaACTCCTCTGAGGGCTCCCAGCACCTGGATTCTCTCCcctctgcagggccagcagcttcAGCTTCTCAGGAGGGATGTAGTCACCCTCCTTCTCCGTCACGAAGGGCGAGAGGTGCGGGGGCAGCAGGACCCCGGGGAAATAATCAGCCACGGGCAGGCACAGCTTGGCGTTGACCGAGTCAAAAACCCACTGGGGCTGCAGGTAGTACCTGGGCGAGGCAGAGGGGTCCCACCTCAGGCTCGGGTGcccatggcacagctctgggatggcTGTTGTGGGGAGGGCCCCCCTGCCTCACCCACCTGCCAACCACCTGCTTGTCCACGTGGGGCCGGTCAATGATGTGGTGGGTGATGGACGGGTCGGCGGCGTCGTAGGTGGCACCGATGCACAGGGACTTGTCCCAGGACACCTGGCCACCAAAGCACCTGTGGGCAACGCCATGAGGAGTCAGGGGGGCAGGTGGGAGCCTCAGGGTCACCCCACCCACAGGACATCAGGTGGGTGGGTCCCAGAAGTCCTGCCAGAGCGGGAGGCCAGGGCTGCCGAGGGTCTCGTGCCCACCACGCACCGGATGACGAAGGCCAGCGGCTCCCGGGGCACCTCCCTGTTGAGGAAGAAGCGCAGCCCCTCAAAGAGCTTCTTGTGCTTCTccagagcctcctgctccttcttctTGGCGTCCATCAGCTCTGCTGTCTCCTGCTCAGAGCAAagccctcagcctcctcctcacACACAGTCCTTGCCAAGCCCCCCTTGGCAAAGAGGGCTCTCAGGAGCTGTCCCAAActgccagcctgggcacaggaCAGGATTCCCTCTcctcagccaggccagggatgagCCCCCCACCAGGATCTTACCCCCTCTACTGGGAATTCATCAATCTCCACCTCATCCTCGTGGGTTGGAGCCACCACCCGGGCCAGGCTGGCACTCAGAGCTGAGAGCCTCTGCAGGGAGAGGACACAGAGTCACATCCAGGGGTGGGAAAAGGGGCAGCCTCATGGGAGAAGGGGATTTCTCAGAGCAAGAGGCCAGAAGAGCCAGAGCCTGGACAGAattcagcctcctccaggcactCAGAGGGTCCCTGGCCATGCAGGGGGAGGCCAGTGGTGCCTGAGgctgagcccagctctgccctacACGAACAGGGAGTTTGGGATCAGCCCCCTCCACCCTGCAGGGATGTGCCTCTGTCCTTCAGTGCCATACCAGGAGGGCTGTGGGCAGGACACCATGGCCACACAGTGTCCCCATGGGTCACAGTGCCAGCAGTGTCCCTCACCTCCAGGTAGCTCTCTGAATCCATTGCGTACTCCTTGCCCTCTGCAGGCTTCAGCTCATCCTCAGCCTGGCTGTCAAtctggggaggaaaaagggtgtGGAAGCAGCTCCCAAAAACAgagatccccaaaatccctcattCCCACCCTCCCTCCCACCGCTCTGGGCTGCTGCCACCCCAGGGTGGGACCTGGTGACCCCGGGGTGGTGGCCTCACCTTGGGGGGGTACTGCAGGTTCAGGGAGTGGTAGAGGCGGAAGTTGACGAAGCCCAGGAGGGT includes these proteins:
- the PES1 gene encoding pescadillo homolog, with protein sequence MGGLEKKKYERGAVTNYITRNRARKKLQLSLPDFRRLCILKGIYPHEPKHKKKVNKGSTAPRTFYLLKDIKFLLHEPIVNKFREYKVFVRKLRKAYGKSEWGTVERLKDNKPTYKLDHIVKERYPTFIDALRDLDDALSMCFLFSTFPRTGKCHVQTIQLCRRLAVEFQNYVIASRSLRKVFLSIKGIYYQAEVLGQPITWITPYTFAHDHPTDVDYRVMATFTEFYTTLLGFVNFRLYHSLNLQYPPKIDSQAEDELKPAEGKEYAMDSESYLERLSALSASLARVVAPTHEDEVEIDEFPVEGETAELMDAKKKEQEALEKHKKLFEGLRFFLNREVPREPLAFVIRCFGGQVSWDKSLCIGATYDAADPSITHHIIDRPHVDKQVVGRYYLQPQWVFDSVNAKLCLPVADYFPGVLLPPHLSPFVTEKEGDYIPPEKLKLLALQRGENPDEESEEEEEEEVEEEGANDKEEEEEEDESEKEEEMKLQKMEEQRMEEQKTQSTENKKVLPVKVTAGKVWVEDKQRLEQEQQSEEKRLAIMMMKKREKYLYKKIMFGKKRKIREAKKLAEKRKAHDAALKEQKKKSKKARQA